The DNA window TTAGAAGGTTCTACCGTGGCGAGATACCCCTCAGATAGAACCCTCCAGGGAATCCTCACTCGTCATAGACCCTGACCTTCAGCATCCGGTCGCCCCTCTCTATTGATTCAACAACATCCATGCCCTGCACAACCCGGCCGAAGACTGTGTGAACCCCATCAAGGTGAGGCTGGGGGGAGAGTGTTATGAAGAACTGACTACCACCGGTGTCCCTCCCTGCGTGGGCCATTGAGAGGGCCCCCTTCACGTGTTTATTGGGGTTTATCTCACACTTTATGGTGTAACCCGGACCACCGGTACCATCACCCACCGGGCAGCCCCCCTGAATCACAAAGTCCGGTATTACCCTGTGGAATGTGAGTCCATCATAGAAGCCGGTGTTTGCAAGTTTCTCAAAATTGGCAACTGTATTCGGGGCATCCTCAGGGAAGAGGATAAGCTCTATTTCTCCCTTAACGGTTTCAATAACAGCCCTTTTCATTTAACCACCATAACATACATATTTATTATCCTTTTAGGTTCAAGATTAATATAAGTCCACCATATAGGTTCCGGTGATATCATGGATTCAGAGGAAGTAATTGAACTTGAAAAAAAATTTATCATGCAGACCTACACGCGGCAGCCCATTGTACTCTCCCATGGCAAGGGCGCCACTGTATGGGATATTGATGGTAACTCCTACATTGACTGCTTTGCTGGTGTTGCTGTTAACAGCATTGGACATGCCCACCCAAAGGTTGCCCTTGCAATCTGTCACCAGGCCCAGAGGCTCATCCACTCATCCAACATATACTATACCAGGGAGCAGGCGGAACTTGCAAAGCTCCTCACAGGGATATCCCCCCATGACAGGGTTTTCTTTGCAAACAGCGGTGCTGAGGCAAATGAGGGGGCCATAAAACTTGCAAGAAAGTTCACAGGAAAATCTGAGATAATAGCCGCGGAGAACTCCTTCCATGGAAGGACCCTTGCAACTGTAACCGCCACGGGACAGAAGAAGTACAGCGAACCATTCAGGCCGCTGCCAGAGGGATTCAAACACGTCCCCTACGGGGACCTGGGTGCAATGGCAGATGCCATAGGAGATGACACGGCAGCCATAATACTTGAACCCGTGCAGGGCGAGGGCGGTGTTATCGTTCCCCCTGAGGGCTACCTGAGGGACGTGGGGGAACTTGCAAGGCAGAACGATGTTCTCCTCATACTCGATGAGGTGCAGACAGGGTTTGGAAGGACCGGGGCAATGTTTGCATCGGAGCTATTTGATGTGCGACCTGACATCACCACGGTTGCAAAGGCCATGGGTGGAGGATACCCCATAGGCGCCGTGCTTGCAGATGAAAGGGTTGCATCTGCATTCAAACCAGGAGACCATGGATCAACATTCGGGGGGAACCCGCTGGGATGCGCAGCTGCCATAGCAACCATTGAGGTTTTACTGGATGAGAAGCTCCCTGAGAGGGCAGCCAGGATGGGTTCCTATTTCATGGCAAGGCTCAGGCAGGTTCTGCAGGGCTGTGATTCTGTGAGGGACATCCGTGGCGTGGGCCTCATGATCGGGATAGAACTTGATGGCGACTGCAGCAGGGTCGTTGACGAGGCAAGGAAAATGGGGGTGCTGATAAACTGCACTGCGGGCAATGTGATAAGGCTGGTTCCTCCACTTGTCATAAAGAAGGAGGAGATAGATGCAGCGGTCGATGTCCTCGGACAGGTCATCGCCGAGGTTCAGTAAGTTTCATGGTTTAAGGGGTGTCATCGAGGTTTGGGGTGCCCAAAAAGCCATGGATTTTCATTTTTAAATTCGCGGAGCCAGGGTGAAAATTCCATTTCACCACCAGTGAACCAGCACCAGTCCTCGTGTTCACTGCTGATTTTCGGAACACCCCCTTTAAACTCAGTAGAGAAGACAATGTTGACCGATACCTTCTCCGGGAAAACCTGCTCAAATGCACCCAGAACATGCATGGGCCTGATTTCAAGGCCTGTCTCCTCATAAACTTCCCTTGATAGCGCCTCATCCAGTGTTTCACCACCATCAGGTTTTCCACCGGGAAGCTCCCACATTGAGGGATTTGTTGCTGAATCACGGGATCTTTTCAGAATGAGAACACCATCATCGCCCCTTATAAGGGCCCTAACGACCGGTATGAATGGTTTCATATTTTCACATCCCAAGAA is part of the Methanothermobacter sp. K4 genome and encodes:
- a CDS encoding acetylornithine transaminase, with amino-acid sequence MDSEEVIELEKKFIMQTYTRQPIVLSHGKGATVWDIDGNSYIDCFAGVAVNSIGHAHPKVALAICHQAQRLIHSSNIYYTREQAELAKLLTGISPHDRVFFANSGAEANEGAIKLARKFTGKSEIIAAENSFHGRTLATVTATGQKKYSEPFRPLPEGFKHVPYGDLGAMADAIGDDTAAIILEPVQGEGGVIVPPEGYLRDVGELARQNDVLLILDEVQTGFGRTGAMFASELFDVRPDITTVAKAMGGGYPIGAVLADERVASAFKPGDHGSTFGGNPLGCAAAIATIEVLLDEKLPERAARMGSYFMARLRQVLQGCDSVRDIRGVGLMIGIELDGDCSRVVDEARKMGVLINCTAGNVIRLVPPLVIKKEEIDAAVDVLGQVIAEVQ
- a CDS encoding peptidylprolyl isomerase; its protein translation is MKRAVIETVKGEIELILFPEDAPNTVANFEKLANTGFYDGLTFHRVIPDFVIQGGCPVGDGTGGPGYTIKCEINPNKHVKGALSMAHAGRDTGGSQFFITLSPQPHLDGVHTVFGRVVQGMDVVESIERGDRMLKVRVYDE
- a CDS encoding NUDIX domain-containing protein; amino-acid sequence: MKPFIPVVRALIRGDDGVLILKRSRDSATNPSMWELPGGKPDGGETLDEALSREVYEETGLEIRPMHVLGAFEQVFPEKVSVNIVFSTEFKGGVPKISSEHEDWCWFTGGEMEFSPWLREFKNENPWLFGHPKPR